A genomic region of Laspinema palackyanum D2c contains the following coding sequences:
- a CDS encoding lipopolysaccharide biosynthesis protein has translation MISKKIKSIFSGEYIRNVGWLGGAELCNRVFRLATTVTLARTFSTEDYGLMAIVYSVVELANVFTLRQGIGAKIIQADRQDIQVISNTSYWLNWMLCIFIFFAQAIGAFVISKLYHNDRLILPVTTAGIIYLMMPLYLIHSALIQRQNRLKIIALCNGIQSFLSNIITVTLALMGFGIWAIVWPMVLTTPVWIIISWKYQSWRPPTSFKLTQWQEITTFGGNLLGIELLGRVRGSLDYLIIGHFLGIDALGLYYFAFNAGLGISLNVINAFNSALFPYFCQVQTQLAQLKHRFWSSLKKTYLVITPLILLQASLAPFYVPIIFGEQWKPAIPILILICLSALPLSLAISCFYLLNATGRPHISLYWNIGFTLLFALFILVAVQGGIVWVAVAVLLYQFVTVPPFMMWCLNYVFKNQVKASNSPS, from the coding sequence ATGATTTCCAAAAAAATAAAGTCTATATTTTCAGGAGAATATATCCGAAATGTCGGCTGGTTGGGGGGAGCCGAATTGTGCAATCGCGTCTTTCGTTTAGCCACAACGGTTACCCTAGCGCGGACCTTTAGTACAGAAGACTATGGACTGATGGCGATCGTTTATAGTGTGGTCGAATTAGCCAATGTCTTTACCCTGCGGCAAGGGATTGGGGCGAAAATTATTCAAGCCGATCGCCAAGATATCCAAGTGATTAGCAATACCTCCTACTGGCTAAACTGGATGTTATGTATTTTCATCTTTTTTGCCCAGGCGATCGGGGCTTTTGTTATTTCTAAATTGTACCACAATGACCGCTTAATTTTACCCGTCACCACCGCAGGCATCATTTATCTCATGATGCCGCTTTATTTAATTCATTCTGCCCTGATTCAACGCCAAAATCGTCTCAAAATCATTGCCTTATGTAATGGTATCCAATCCTTCTTGTCAAATATTATTACCGTAACTTTAGCTTTAATGGGGTTTGGAATCTGGGCGATCGTCTGGCCAATGGTTTTAACCACCCCCGTCTGGATTATCATAAGCTGGAAATATCAATCATGGCGGCCTCCGACCTCTTTTAAACTCACCCAGTGGCAAGAAATTACTACCTTTGGCGGCAATCTGTTAGGCATTGAACTCTTGGGACGGGTGAGGGGAAGCCTCGATTACCTAATTATTGGACACTTCCTGGGCATCGATGCCTTGGGACTCTACTATTTTGCCTTTAATGCGGGATTAGGCATTAGCCTAAATGTTATCAATGCCTTTAATTCCGCACTTTTCCCTTATTTTTGTCAAGTTCAAACTCAACTGGCTCAACTGAAACACCGCTTTTGGAGTAGTCTCAAAAAAACTTATCTCGTGATCACCCCTTTGATTCTATTACAGGCCAGTTTAGCCCCCTTTTATGTTCCCATCATTTTTGGAGAACAATGGAAACCCGCTATTCCCATTTTAATCCTAATATGCTTATCAGCCCTGCCTTTATCCTTAGCAATTTCGTGTTTTTATCTCCTCAATGCCACAGGTAGACCGCATATTAGCCTGTACTGGAATATCGGATTCACCCTCTTGTTTGCCCTGTTTATTTTAGTGGCAGTTCAAGGGGGAATTGTCTGGGTCGCTGTGGCGGTGTTGCTGTATCAGTTTGTAACAGTTCCTCCTTTCATGATGTGGTGTCTTAACTATGTATTTAAAAACCAGGTTAAGGCTTCCAACTCCCCCTCATAA
- a CDS encoding glycosyltransferase family 2 protein translates to MPIISIIIPAYNAETTILETLNSVQNQTFLDWEAIVIDDGSTDCTRQIVNGMNDPRIQVFSYPNAGVAMARNQGLMKATGDYIAFLDADDLWIPDKLELQLRALQDHPEAGVAYSWNYYQYENPSDSYADISQRFEGNVYADLLIKNFLQNGSNPLVRKEAIASVGLFDPTIKSCEDWDYYLRLARNWPFVLVPKVQVIYRQSSDSVSSNIEVMEDYLLLLINRTFESVPQELKPLKKQSISWVYKYVAHHYFTRKNITFTQLQLVAKNLMKAVLFYPPHFGDEYTQYMAKGIMDRFIEKLQKRLGFLKPAKF, encoded by the coding sequence ATGCCAATAATTTCCATCATCATCCCGGCTTATAACGCCGAAACAACTATTTTAGAAACTTTAAATTCGGTTCAAAATCAGACCTTTTTGGATTGGGAAGCGATTGTCATAGATGATGGTTCTACCGATTGCACCAGGCAGATTGTCAATGGAATGAACGACCCGAGAATTCAGGTATTTTCCTATCCCAATGCTGGGGTAGCGATGGCCCGAAATCAAGGACTTATGAAGGCAACCGGAGACTATATTGCCTTTCTGGATGCCGATGATTTATGGATTCCCGATAAATTAGAACTGCAACTGAGGGCTTTACAAGACCATCCCGAGGCAGGAGTTGCCTATAGTTGGAATTATTACCAGTATGAAAATCCATCGGATTCTTATGCGGATATTTCCCAAAGGTTTGAAGGCAACGTTTATGCAGATTTGTTGATTAAAAACTTTCTTCAAAATGGGTCAAACCCTTTAGTAAGAAAAGAAGCGATCGCCTCGGTGGGACTCTTTGACCCCACCATCAAATCTTGTGAAGATTGGGACTATTATTTACGACTGGCCCGCAACTGGCCCTTTGTTTTAGTCCCAAAAGTCCAAGTGATCTATCGACAATCTTCCGATTCCGTTAGTTCTAATATTGAAGTCATGGAGGATTATCTGTTGCTGTTAATCAATCGCACCTTTGAATCAGTCCCTCAAGAATTAAAGCCGTTGAAAAAACAAAGCATCTCCTGGGTTTATAAATATGTGGCGCATCACTATTTTACCCGAAAAAATATCACTTTTACTCAATTGCAATTAGTGGCAAAAAATTTGATGAAAGCCGTTCTTTTTTATCCCCCTCATTTTGGGGATGAGTACACTCAGTATATGGCAAAAGGAATTATGGACCGCTTTATAGAAAAACTCCAAAAACGACTCGGTTTTCTCAAACCGGCTAAATTTTAA